The segment ttctccagctcccatcgactaaacaatgtcgtctggcgggccccagcagaagagccttctctgtggtggccccggccctctggaatcaactccccccggagattagaaccacccccaccctccttgcttttcgtaagttactgaagacccacctatgccgccaggcatggggtacttGAGGTACCCCTAGGCTAatgtgatttatttatgtatggtatgactgaattGTATGACTTTGAATGATATGggcttttagatgtttttttaagtattggatttttcacattgattattattgttgtgagctgctccgagtcttcggagaggggctgcatacaaatctattacattattatcattattattattattattattattattattattattattgttattatcctGAGTTTGGCAGAACCCAGCTGCTGCAGGACTATTGGAAGAGGAACAGTCCCTAAACATGCACAGAGTGCCTGTCCTGATTAATTGCAAGGGAAGACCACCTGGTTCCCACCTACAGGTCCCCTATCAGATTTAAGCCCGGTCTTGAAGGTGGCGCAAATTCAGCCAGTGCTTCATCCAGGATGTATCGTGACAtacatgctcacagtcactcatgccctcatcacctcgactcctcgcctttcgtaagctcctcaaaacccacctctgccgtcaggcatgggggaactgagatattcctttccccccaggcctatacaatttatgcatggtatgtttgtgtgtatgtttggcttttagtaagggtttcttagttactttaaatattagatttgtcatatgccgttttattattgttgttagccgccccgagtctatggagaggggcggcatacaaatccaataaaataaataaataaataaataaataaacaaataaataaataaatacatgttctactaaaaaacaaaacaaaactgtatTGTTCTGCAGTTCTGGGGAGCAGTTATAACCAGATATCCAAACTATTCTGTACCcagcagcagtgttccctctaatttttttggggggtgggcggaaaagtatagtgtctgagcggcagtcccttcgggactgggcggcacagaaatattaaataaacaaacaaacaaacaaacaaacaaacaaataaaaaacccaccctgttttgcctgagagaatttcaaaataaaatactgtactgtgtgtctataacagtgagctcataatagggcaactctatcaatatcaaaatgccacttaaatagttgagctagtttcaaactagattttgattttctttccctcttccttactcccattctttttctttctcttttccttcctctcttttttctatctgtttctctctcttcctctcttcctctctctctccttccttctcactctttccctctcggcttctgggcaggtttggaaaactctgagttgatgatgatttttaagtgagcgattgctcactgctcagcttagagggaactatgcccagcaGGCCCCTCCCCTGGTTAAACTCATGCCCAAACTCAGCTCAGCCCAGTTGCTTCCAAATGTTGCAGCTTTGAGAATAAAGAAGTAAGAGGAGGAGTGAATGAGGAAGAAGGACAATAAATATTCCCAAGGCCTTGACTATTGCTGTTCAACCCCTTTCTTTGGAGTCATAACAGGGAAGTCTTCTCCACCCCCATCCTCTCCATTTCCTGTTGCTTCATTttgcaaagggggggaaaagggagggttgCAAAAGAAGTAAGAAGCtgatgggcctagaaagtttagaactaagatgccttaaacacgatctaagtattgcccacaagatcatatgctgcaacgtcctgcctgtcaaagactacttcagcttcaaccacaacaacacaagactcTGGGGCTTTGCAACCAtggtaaatacatgctggttttcAAGCATGCAAATTTTAATCATGTTAGTATGTTTCAGTACGAAACCTTCAacacacattaagcagagttgttgtggtgCAGGAAAAATGTGGATtagccagacaatgactcagacttagtatcaatgtatatacaacaatattattatttacaaatatacagaatcaacaatagaatactctaatagtttacaaaccacgcACACAGCAAGAATATCGCTCACGgcaaatatatctctaacaaagtaactTCTCCCAAAAGGAACGGTGTTGGCGCCCCCTTATGGCCGaccagtaatatttccttaaaggtacagtctttacaTTTTACAAACTAACATGGTTAGCtactgtatggcaacacccaagtacaggggtaggcaaaaatcagttcttctatgacatgcagacttcaactcccagaattcctgagctagcgtgattggcacaggaattctgggagttgaagtccacaagtcatagaagagcctactTTTCCTACCCCTGCCCAGGTAGGTTAcaaatcatgtgactatggggattcTATGATGGTTGCAAGTGGGACAGCCGGCTGTTtctcacttttctcagtgccactgtaactttaaatggttgctaaatgaatgagaTGAAGGCCTCCTGTAGACAAAATGAGCGCCTGGGTTTTAAGAATGAAGggcagcaatgctggctggaATATTtggggagttggagtccacacacCTTGAAATGTCTGAAGCTTGTCCAAGACTCGCTTCAAGATAGAGGAAGTCATGTGCGCTTGTTGTTAACCATGCCGGGCCAACCCTGTTTCCACAGGCCCTTTCTTCTCTGGAGTCGGTGATGATGACGTACCCTTTCTTCTACAGACCCCAGAACACAACCCTGGGCACTGGGTGGCTGACGCATGTTATTGAACAGTATTACCAGCAGGTCGCAACTGACGTGAGTAGAGAGGCCGGTGATCTTGAGAAGTAAAGTTCCCTCTCTCAGCATAGCTGTACACAAGGGAAACCAGGTTGGCAGAACTGACAGCTAGAGCAGGGCATTTTGTGGCCTGGTGTTAAGGACTTTTCatgctattcattcattcattcattcattcattcattcattcatgtcattcattcattcattcattcattcatgtcattcattcattcattcattcatgtcattcattcattcatgtcattcattcatttatgtcattcattcattcattcttatatGCAGCCCAATCCCTGATACCCTTACATCccggacataaactgcttcaactcctccTCTTGGGATGGTGCTTTTGTGAGTAGTCCAcgtccggctcagctggtcacagattccgaggaccaggagatggaggaatactggcatcgcaggccagtgttcttgccatttgagtctgagagtgaaggggaattggagactgaggaaccaccagagactgtagaacccccagttaGGGTATTGTCTGAATCAGAGGACGATGGGGAGTTTGAGGACCCTCTCTTAGATGCAAGGGTAAGAAGAATGAGAGCCAGACATGAATATCTCCCTGGAAGGGGGTCTAGACATTGAATATCTCTATGGGACATTTGACCACACCCTAGCAGTATATAGGATAGGCTGATGGGAAAAGAGGGTGTGGAAAGATATGGAACATTCGGCACGGAGGCCATAGTCTAGGAAGAAGAGCTGTGTCTCTTCCTTTGGATTTGCCTTCCTGCGCTTTGCTAGAGCCCTGAAATTTCCCTGGAATTGGGAGTGAATACCTTGACAAAGCAGAAGAGACAATTAATGGGAGATTTATGACTCTTTTCTGGCGAGAGTCCCGGTGGGGCTATTTAATGGAGAGAGATGCAGCCAAGATCACATTCCAGTGATTTAACTTTTGCAATTCAGAACTTTGTTTGAAAAAATAAGAGACTTTGCTTTTGAGTCACAGCGCGAATGGGTTGAAAGTCTAgactcgtagggaattctgtttcgagtggaggagtgaagggctcttctggtgaagtatctttggacattttcaagggtgttaatgtctgagatgcgatatgggttccaaacagatgagctgtattccaggatgggtctggcgaaagttttgtaaactctggtgagTAATGAGAGATTGCCAAAGcaatctgccatcaatcttctatgtttcgggCCCTTCAAACcccttcattcttttttttcttcccagaCAGGGGCCTGGAGACTGAGTTCTATCAATGCAGACTTTGGAGTCTGCCCCAGTTATCCCCCACTTGTGATTGTACCCGCAAGACTGGACGATGGAGTCCTTCAGAGGAGTGCACGGTTTCGTCAGGGGAGGCGATTCCCAGTTCTCAGCTACTATCACAAAAAAACCGGGACGGTGAGTCCACCTCCTGTCTCATTCCACCCATTTCActgtgtatagaaacatagaaacatagaagtctgacggcagaaaaagacctcatggtccatctagtctgcccttatactatttcctgtattttatcttaggatggatatatgtttatcccaggcatgtttacattcagttactgtggatttatctaccacgtctgctggaagtttgttccaaggatctactactctttcagtaaaataatattttctcatgttgcttttgatctttcccccaactaacttcagattgtgtccccttgttcttgtgttcactttcctattaaaaacactcccctcctggaccttatttaaccctttaatatatttaaatgtttcgatcatgtcccccttttccttctgtcctccagactatacagatggagttcatgaagtctttcctgatacgttttatgcttaagaccttccaccattcttgtagccgtctttggacccgttcaattttgtcaatatctttttgtaggtgaggtctccagaactgaacacagtattccaaatgtggtctcaccagcattctatatagtgggatcataatctccctcttcctgcttgttatacctctagctatgcagccaagcatcctacttgctttccctaccgcctgactgcactgttcatccattttgagactgtcagaaatcactacccctaaatccttttcttttgaagtataaaCTAGCCTTGTGGAGAAACATATGCATTTCCCTTTATCATTCCGTGTTTTGTTCTGTCCAGCTGCCaatcctctttttcttctctcttccctgcACATGATGTTTGCATTCCACTACAGTTTTTCTTAATCTTGTCATCTTGACGATGTTTGCAGATGACAgattaacagagatggaagggaccttgtaggtcatctagtccagcccctgctcaagcaccatttctgacaatgtccaatctcttcttgaaagtctcaagtgatgaaacaATGCTCCATGCCTACTCAATATAAGTAGCCTTCCATTGCAGCAACAGCAATCTCCAGAAAGAAATGAGTTCATCTCAGTCATTAATCAGCAGAACAAGAATGTAGAAATGTGTTTTATCTGCCCCAAAATGGGAACTTTTGCTTTTTCAAACCAATACGCAGAAACGTAGCCATTATTCAAAATTCATAGTTCTCTAACTTTTGCAACACATGTCATCCATAGTTTCATTTTTGGAAATATAACATCAAGAAAAGTCtgctttaaaaaacccaaaagctGTATAAAATGCtctaaaatgatttttaaaaaaagggtttgcAAAAACCAAGcatgaaacataaacaaaaattCTTATGTTAAGGAAAACATATCCCCAAATCCATTCCATTTCGGGATGAGCTTTTCAAAAAAGATCAAGATTAAGGAGGCCACAAGGTGACCTTGGGAGAATCTCAAATGGATCTCTTTCCCCTTTACTCTCCTCCATCCATCTCCATCCTTTGCTCACACAGACGATGCTTCGCAGCAGCCAGCCCCTCGTGGGGCCCAACCGGAAACGCTGTCACGAGGACGAACTGCTCTTGTCCACTGTCCTGGAGGGAGGGGAGCGTGGCTTCATCCTGGACACCAGGTCACTGCAGGCTGCAAAGCAGGCCCGGGTGATGGGAGGCGGCCTGGAGCACCGAAGCTGCTACCGCGGCTGGAAGAGGCTGCACCGCGCTCTGGAGAGGTAAGTCCCTCCATCTATTTGTGCTGTGATTGTTCCTGATGGGAAgacattaaaaagaaaccccagacGAAGCCCATCTAAATAATATAGGACACAgtttggacacaaactgtttcaactcccaccctcaaaacgtcgctacagagcactgcacaccaagacaactagacacaagaacagttttcccccgaacgccatcactctgctaaacaaataattccctcgacactgtcagactttttcctGAATCTGCacgtctatttctactagttttttctcatcattcctatcatccttttcctcccactcaggactgtatgactgtacgttgttgcttgtatcctaagatttttatgaatattgattgtttcttcattgcttatttgacccctatgacaatcattaagtgttgtaccacatgattcttgacaaatgtctctttttcttttatgtacactgagagcatctgcaccaagacaaattccttgtgtgtccaatcacacttggccaataaagaattctattctattccattccattccattccattccattccattctataatattccattccattctgaaaTCACCATGGAAGCCTCTTTCCCTCACTCTTAGCCTACACACaaaaagaccttccaccatttttatagcccgtctttggacccgttcaatttgatccatatctttgtgtaggtgaggtctccagaactgaacacaggtaTTAACTTTTGCTCACTTTCCCCAGCCAGACAAGCCTGGTTCTTGGGAGAAGCTCCTGACTGTGAACTGCAGGACTCTCTGACCAAAACACTTCTTTCTCCTGCCTCCCCACCTCTTAGGGGCCGTTCTCTCCAGGAAAGCTTCATCAAGCTGGTAGAAGCCTGCAATGACCCTTCTGCCCACATGGACCGCTGGCTGAGTAGGCTGGAAGCCTCCAAATGGTTGTCCCATGTCAAGGAAGCCTTGAATGCTGCCTGCCTGGCAGCCCAGTGCCTGGAAAGGTAGAATTGCCCTTGGTCCTTCCCCCAGAAaggatctagagcagtgtttctcaaccttggccgtttgaagatgtgcggacttcaactcccagaattccccagccagggagttgaagtccgcacatcttccaacggccaaggctgagaaacactgatctagagaggAGCTTCCAGGAGAAGCTGTTTGCGGAAGTTGCCTCTGCACCCCAACTTTCGGGATGGGCTCATGCCGGGGAGATGGTGGTGTAACCAGAAACGATGTCTTCTTCCAGAGAGGAGGCCTGTCTGCTGGTCCATGGAGCTGAAGGGAAGGACACCACCTTGTTGGTGACAGCTCTTGCCCAAGTCATCCTGGATCCAGCCTGCCGGACATTGGCCGGCTTCCAGGGGCTACTGGAACGGGAATGGATACAGGTACTAGCAGGGGATggacctgctggctggggaattctggaaaacgAAGTCCACACTTGAAAATTGCCGTGGCTGGAAAGCAAGAAAGTACATGTTCTACTTTTTAACTCAATAGTTCCTAGTAGTAATTCAGACAGAATTTCAAAATTGGAAGTGGTTGTAATTATTTCTAAGCACAGGCATAGGGTATTTATGCTACACAACTAGAATATGATGTTGCACTCATCAGGTTCTAGTTAGCTTACGAAATGGAAGTTAAGGATTCCTTAACCATGGCTTATTGTGGCGTGATAACACAGCCACTGAATATTATCATAAAGCCAGTGAGGGAGTCTCTAGCTCTCCAGATGGGGCTACAGTACGATTTCCTTTCTTCCAGGCCTTTAAATCTCTGCTGAAAATTGTACTTTAGAAACTTTTGCAGCACTCAggctgaggttaattgggggaaagatcgggagcaacatgacaaaattatttgactgaaagagtagtagatgcttggaacaaacttccagcagacctggttggtaaatccacagtgactgaatttaaatatgcctgggataaacatagatccattgtaagataaaatacaggaaatattataagggcagactagatggaccaggaggtctttttctgccgtcaatcttctatgtttctacgtataAGCAGAAAGCCTCTTGCAGTTTCTAGCTGACCACCTTTTCGCTTTTCCAGGCTGGTCATCCCTTCCACCTCCGCTGCGCCCACTCTGCCTATGCGCATGCCCGGCTCAAGCAGGAGGCGCCcatgtttctccttttccttgACTGCGTCTGGCAGCTGGGGCGCCAGTTCCCCTTTTCGCTGGCATTCAACGAGCATTTCCTGCTGTCACTCTTCGAGCATTGCTATGCCTCCCCCTGTGGTACCTTCTTGGGCAACAATGAGAAAGaaaggtaagaaagaaagaatacctccgggaccgtcttctgccgcacgaatcccagcggccgatcaggtcccacagaattggccttctatgggtcccatcgactagacaatgttgtttggcgggccccaggggaagagccttctctgtgacggccccaaccctctggaatcaactcctcagcttggctctcctttttttctctgctgctgctgcctgctcctcgcttttttcctccttcctccttcctggcctcgggaggtggatgcatgaggctggaagggagctgggcaggagagagggaagctcgtccgatgccaggaaagaggaaaaaagcaaggaacgtgcagcagcagggaaagaaatgagagccaagccgagactgGTAATCTAGGAAGTGATTGTCGCGGgccagcttcatttccgctggtgggactgcgttccaccccgtcctgcctgctgcccacccctgcctataatTCATGCTTTCACATCCCCAACAATCCCATTTGAATCATGTTGTGCCCACAAGAAGGAACGACGTCTAAAAATGTTAGGTGGCCTTAGCTTTTTTCATGTTTTCCCCAGATATCCAATTGTAATTTTTTTGGATCATTTGTCCCTCTGTTGAATTCCTTCCCTAACACGATGGGCTTCTGGCTGGATGTAGTGATTGGGAAGCTGGCTAGGGACCTCTGGGACCTctgacttgcattggctgccgatcagtttccggtcccaattcaaagtgttggtcatgacctttaaagccctaaatggctttcgaccagattacctccggaaccgcctgctaacgcacgaatcccagcggccgatcaggtcccagagttggccttctatgggtcccatcgactagatAATGTCGTtttgcaggccccaggggaagagccttctctgtggcagccccggccctctggaaccaactccccccggagattagaattgcccccaccctccctgtctttcgtaaactactcaagtctcatttataccgccaggcatgggggagttgagatattccttccccctaggccattataagttatgcatggtatgtctgtgtatatgtttggttttattatgagggtttttagttgttttattattggattgtcacatgctgtttttatcattgttgttagccgccccgagtctacggagaggggttgcatacaaatgcaataaattattattattattatta is part of the Erythrolamprus reginae isolate rEryReg1 chromosome 11, rEryReg1.hap1, whole genome shotgun sequence genome and harbors:
- the LOC139174351 gene encoding myotubularin-related protein 9-like isoform X2, producing the protein MEFAELIKTTKVDDVVLSCPGLQTIRGTLAITSHHLLFSSQTEQRRTELWILIRNVDAIEKRLGNPSGTITLKCKDLRILQLEIPGMEECLNVASSIEALSSLESVMMTYPFFYRPQNTTLGTGWLTHVIEQYYQQVATDTGAWRLSSINADFGVCPSYPPLVIVPARLDDGVLQRSARFRQGRRFPVLSYYHKKTGTTMLRSSQPLVGPNRKRCHEDELLLSTVLEGGERGFILDTRSLQAAKQARVMGGGLEHRSCYRGWKRLHRALERGRSLQESFIKLVEACNDPSAHMDRWLSRLEASKWLSHVKEALNAACLAAQCLEREEACLLVHGAEGKDTTLLVTALAQVILDPACRTLAGFQGLLEREWIQAGHPFHLRCAHSAYAHARLKQEAPMFLLFLDCVWQLGRQFPFSLAFNEHFLLSLFEHCYASPCGTFLGNNEKERRLCLMREKTHCLWPWLNHVKYLNPLYAYNPLVIWPSVEPQSLMLWQGLFLRWVRSSHHLDEAWEEIQQIATNSQTYS
- the LOC139174351 gene encoding myotubularin-related protein 9-like isoform X1, encoding MEFAELIKTTKVDDVVLSCPGLQTIRGTLAITSHHLLFSSQTEQRRTELWILIRNVDAIEKSIQNLSWYQSAWTNGSPPENRLGNPSGTITLKCKDLRILQLEIPGMEECLNVASSIEALSSLESVMMTYPFFYRPQNTTLGTGWLTHVIEQYYQQVATDTGAWRLSSINADFGVCPSYPPLVIVPARLDDGVLQRSARFRQGRRFPVLSYYHKKTGTTMLRSSQPLVGPNRKRCHEDELLLSTVLEGGERGFILDTRSLQAAKQARVMGGGLEHRSCYRGWKRLHRALERGRSLQESFIKLVEACNDPSAHMDRWLSRLEASKWLSHVKEALNAACLAAQCLEREEACLLVHGAEGKDTTLLVTALAQVILDPACRTLAGFQGLLEREWIQAGHPFHLRCAHSAYAHARLKQEAPMFLLFLDCVWQLGRQFPFSLAFNEHFLLSLFEHCYASPCGTFLGNNEKERRLCLMREKTHCLWPWLNHVKYLNPLYAYNPLVIWPSVEPQSLMLWQGLFLRWVRSSHHLDEAWEEIQQIATNSQTYS